Part of the Toxotes jaculatrix isolate fToxJac2 chromosome 1, fToxJac2.pri, whole genome shotgun sequence genome, TTGGAACAGAATGCCTCATCTAGCTGTTGCAAAAGAAATAAGTGTGAATCACTTCTGTGTCAGAGACATCTGAAATACTCAGGAGCTGTTTTCCTAcgtcccagcagcagcagctgcttcatTTCCTAGAAGCCATGAAAATCATTTTGCAGAGACTTGAAACTTGTTTGATTTAGATTGCCTAACTCAAACAAGTCTGTTATGTTAGCTGAGTTGCATTTTGTGAGACCAATCACTGAGATCAAATTAAAATCATATTTCCCATAAATCCACATTTAATATGATTGTAATCATTGGTACACAGAGGGACTAATGCTGGAAGTTCACCACTGTTCAAGTCACTTGCCAGAGAAGACATTGATATCAGGCTGGTTCAGGAAAAGCTCTGACTGTTTAATGCAGAGCCACTGCAGCATGGAGCAGGGTCTGGCAACCGAAACACAactttggagctaaaaaaaagcctgtttttGTTGGATTGAGGGAGTTTGCGGGTTACAGCCTGTGATGGTTTGGTTTATTGCAGACTAGACGATGTGATCTTGTTCCATGTGTCGGGAAAATATGAATCTTAGTTCCTCAGATCATTGCACATTTAATATTTTGCAATTTCAAACTTTTCAAACCTTATTTCTGACATCATCATCTAGTAGTAACATAAAGCAAGTCTGGACTGGTCTAATCCCACCTGAAACAGGTTTGGGAAGATCGTAGTAAAATGGATTGGAGCGTACTCAGAGGCTTATAAACAAATACAATCATAATTCATTTCATCATGATAGTGAGATCATGGAAAACAGACACCAGGAACACACCTCTGGAATCAACTTGTCTTACACTCTGGATCACATAGAACATgatataattaataatatttaaatacatCAGCATGTTTTGTAATATGGTGAAAGTTTCTGGACATTCAGATTTATGGATCAAGTGATTAGATGCAGTAAATCAGTGGACTTTCTGTCTCATTTGGACATTTGGaacaccagtttttttttttatatgtgctgattctctgagctgctctgtTGTGACATCCATGTGTCTAACATttccactccccccccccctccctccccgcGTGGCAAGGCTGAACAGtaattaaattttctttatgtttcctgtttgtttctctctagATTCCAGTGGCCTGCAAGTCCTGCCCGTGTGGTTATGTGTTTATTAGCAGAAAGCTCCTAAATGCCAAGTTAAACGAGCGCTCTCCAGCCATAGCAGGTAAGGTTCAGCTTGGACCAAGCTAATGAAGAAATAAGTTTGGAGCTGAGTGATATTAATTGTATAAAAAACAGTTCTTCTGCATAGTCTGAGTGTTGTTGTCGTGCTGCTGAACTGATTGACATAAAGcgttccctaaccttaaccagacTAAATGCCTCACACCCCAACCCTTACCCTATGTATGTAtctaaatgtgtgtctgtgtgtgtacatgtacatgtatttcTACATATGTAGATaggtagagagacagaaaggtggttagagatgtgatgtgattgaggaataattatttaaaaaacttCAAACTGTTGTACTGATTGTACTTAGAGCAGATAGTTTTTACACTGATCAAAGAAATATATTGATTTcagactttttcattttgtaactCAGCTCACAGCGAGGTGAACAGCTGTATCTCATCCACATTTGTCACCATTGTTCTGGCTCTGACACAGGACTTTTCTAACTAGGGTCAACTCACTGGAATCACGGAACAAATCAGAGGTGTCAGCCAGGAACCAGTCTAACACAGAAATTATGATGATATGTTTTCAACTATCCACGTTTTCCTCTGTAGATAAGCTGGACTTTAAGCGGAGGAGGACAGAGCGAATTCGCAGAGAGAGGATCGACTCTCCTTTAACCGGTGACATGGAGAACAGGAGAAGGTCCCGGGCCAACAGCCAGTCAGATCCTATCCGGAGGGGACGAGGTAGACCAAAATCAGTGGGGCTcaagaaacaggaagaggagagaggtaaaataagaaaacatgtaCAGTTGGATATTACAG contains:
- the c1h16orf87 gene encoding UPF0547 protein C16orf87 homolog, whose product is MSANKTKKVKMATKSCPECDQQIPVACKSCPCGYVFISRKLLNAKLNERSPAIADKLDFKRRRTERIRRERIDSPLTGDMENRRRSRANSQSDPIRRGRGRPKSVGLKKQEEEREKQEKEVDIYASLSDEKAFVFSVALAEINRKILGQKLIL